Proteins co-encoded in one Corylus avellana chromosome ca9, CavTom2PMs-1.0 genomic window:
- the LOC132162200 gene encoding jacalin-related lectin 34-like, with translation MTTNGHESESKYLWDTSMMYQKNPEHSAGAATLQYTIATCRHARRPENLFNQEPLTLSSIATVCVSSKQLKLKAIKHTGKMQSGKNAVANVTHSAKAGVEKAKATVTGGGTGHHTGTHPTSALPGHGAGHNVLGGSHPIGTGTGHHTGTHATSALPGHGAGHNLLGGSHPTGTGTGHHTGTHPTSVLPGHGAGHHKLG, from the coding sequence ATGACCACCAACGGACACGAGAGCGAATCAAAATATCTTTGGGACACGTCCATGATGTACCAGAAGAACCCCGAACATTCTGCAGGAGCTGCCACGTTGCAATATACCATTGCTACGTGTCGCCACGCGAGACGGCCTGAAAACCTATTTAATCAAGAGCCATTAACACTCTCTTCCATTGCTACTGTGTGTGTATCCTCAAAGCAATTGAAGTTAAAAGCAATTAAACACACAGGGAAAATGCAAAGCGGGAAGAATGCAGTGGCCAACGTAACCCACTCCGCTAAGGCTGGCGTGGAGAAGGCCAAGGCCACCGTAACGGGGGGTGGCACAGGGCATCACACCGGAACCCACCCGACGTCAGCCTTGCCTGGACATGGCGCTGGCCATAATGTGCTGGGGGGGTCGCACCCCATTGGCACTGGCACAGGCCATCACACCGGAACCCACGCGACGTCAGCCTTGCCTGGACATGGCGCTGGCCATAATCTGCTGGGGGGGTCGCACCCCACTGGCACAGGCACAGGCCATCACACCGGAACCCACCCGACCTCAGTCTTGCCTGGACATGGCGCTGGCCATCATAAGCTGGGTTAG
- the LOC132191535 gene encoding uncharacterized protein LOC132191535, whose product MQSSPNTAGNKKETAANIMASAKACIGKTKATVDAKMESRKAQDTAQKEMATRKKNERITQIELEEKQERARNAAIKEAGRTGRGDPTGNQPISALPGQGAGQPVVGSYPVGTGAGTGHPNRNHPISTLPGHGVGQPEVGSHPVGTGTGTGTGISYPDGNHPISTLPGHGASQPKVGSHPVGTGSGTRYPDENHPISALSGHGTGQPEVRSHPVGTGTGTGTGTDTRYPDRNNPISALPGHGASQPEVGSHPVGTGTGTGYPDGNHPISALPRRGAGQPEVGSHPVGTGTGTGYPDGNHPISALPRRGAGQPEVGSHPVGAGTGYPDEKHPISALPRHGASQPVEGSHPVGTGTDTDHPTGSHPISSALPGHGVGQQVVGSHPTGTGGTGRTDIYYDEA is encoded by the exons ATGCAGAGCAGCCCGAATACAGCGGGGAATAAGAAGGAAACGGCAGCCAACATAATGGCCTCAGCTAAGGCTTGCATAGGGAAGACCAAGGCCACCGTTGATgcgaag ATGGAAAGCAGGAAAGCCCAAGATACAGCGCAGAAAGAAATGGCCAccagaaagaaaaatgagaggaTCACCCAGATTGAACTCGAAGAGAAGCAGGAACGTGCCCGCAATGCCGCAATCAAAGAGGCGGGAAGGACTGGCAGAGGCGATCCCACTGGAAACCAGCCGATTTCAGCTTTACCTGGACAGGGCGCTGGCCAGCCTGTGGTGGGGTCGTACCCCGTTGGCACTGGCGCTGGCACGGGCCATCCCAACAGAAACCATCCGATTTCAACCTTGCCTGGACATGGCGTTGGCCAGCCTGAGGTGGGGTCGCACCCAGTTGGCACCGGCACCGGCACTGGCACTGGCATAAGCTATCCCGACGGAAACCACCCAATTTCAACCTTGCCTGGACATGGTGCTAGCCAGCCTAAGGTGGGGTCGCACCCCGTAGGCACTGGCTCTGGCACACGCTATCCCGACGAAAATCACCCGATTTCAGCCTTGTCTGGACATGGCACTGGCCAGCCGGAGGTGAGGTCGCACCCTGTTGGCACGGGCACGGGCACGGGCACTGGCACTGACACACGCTATCCCGATAGAAACAACCCGATTTCAGCCTTGCCTGGACATGGCGCTAGCCAGCCTGAGGTGGGGTCGCACCCCGTTGGCACTGGCACTGGCACAGGCTATCCCGACGGAAACCACCCTATTTCAGCCTTGCCTAGACGTGGCGCTGGCCAGCCTGAGGTGGGGTCGCACCCGGTTGGCACTGGCACTGGCACAGGCTATCCCGACGGAAACCACCCTATTTCAGCCTTGCCTAGACGTGGCGCTGGCCAGCCTGAGGTGGGGTCGCACCCTGTTGGCGCTGGCACTGGCTATCCCGACGAAAAACACCCGATTTCAGCCTTGCCTAGACATGGCGCTAGCCAACCTGTGGAGGGGTCGCATCCCGTTGGCACTGGCACTGACACAGACCATCCCACCGGATCCCACCCAATTTCATCAGCTTTGCCTGGACATGGCGTTGGCCAGCAGGTGGTGGGGTCGCACCCCACTGGCACTGGTGGCACAGGAAGGACCGATATATATTATGACGAAGCTTAA
- the LOC132162108 gene encoding late embryogenesis abundant protein 46-like: MDAGKETAANLTASANAGMAKTKATVDEKMELMKAKDPAQKEAVTKKKEERITQANNEEKQAHARNAAAKEAGKAGNPTGTHPTSGLPGQGTGH, from the exons ATGGACGCGGGGAAGGAAACGGCAGCCAACTTAACGGCCTCCGCTAATGCTGGCATGGCGAAGACCAAGGCCACTGTAGATgagaag ATGGAACTGATGAAAGCCAAAGATCCAGCGCAGAAAGAAGCGGTGACCAAAAAGAAGGAGGAGAGGATCACTCAGGCTAATAACGAAGAGAAGCAGGCGCATGCCCGCAACGCCGCAGCCAAAGAGGCGGGAAAGGCTGGCAATCCCACCGGAACCCACCCGACGTCAGGCTTGCCTGGACAGGGCACCGGCCACTGA
- the LOC132162109 gene encoding 18 kDa seed maturation protein-like: protein MQGGKNAAGTVKESTANISASAKASVENTKATVDGQMENMKARPMSTLPGHGSVQPVVGFHPVGTGTGTGTGGTGRNDITH from the exons ATGCAGGGCGGGAAGAATGCAGCGGGGACTGTGAAGGAATCGACAGCCAACATAAGCGCCTCCGCTAAGGCTAGCGTGGAGAATACCAAGGCCACCGTAGATgggcag ATGGAAAACATGAAAGCACGCCCGATGTCAACCTTACCTGGACATGGCTCTGTCCAGCCTGTGGTGGGGTTCCACCCCGTTGGCACCGGCACCGGCACTGGCACTGGTGGCACAGGAAGGAACGACATAACTCACTaa